The Sus scrofa isolate TJ Tabasco breed Duroc chromosome 6, Sscrofa11.1, whole genome shotgun sequence region GATTAATatacggctcagatttggtgtaaTTTGGAGTTAGGTAGATCTCGGTTCCCCACTCAACTTTGGGAGGAAGAAAATTACCAACCCCTAACCCAAGATACACTTAAATAGTTCCCTCGGGTCTCAAGCTGGATTTGGGGGAGCTCCTGTCTCTGTGGTACTCGGGGGAGCTAATCTGGAGGTGAGCGCAGACCGATCTCATTCAAACTGGCAGCTGCTCATCCTTTAActaaaatgtgtatgtttaatGCAGACCTCCAGGTACCTGATAGCTGTTTGAGGTTTTATTGTGTATGTGGTGTATTGAGCACGGGGGCCGAGGCCACACACCAGTTTAACCACAGTTTGTAGACGTATGAGTGGAGAGAAGTCTTCTTTCCTGGCACAGTAGCAGGCGGGCTGTTTTGTTTAATGGATCAAACAGCACGCTGGGTAGGACCGTTGCTTTGAAGTTCTGGCTCCAAGGCTGAGACTTTCGGTGTCTGGGACAAAGCGGTCACCCCTTGGACCGTCTTGTCCTTGGGTGTGAAGCACAGGGCTGGAAATAGATGATTTACAAGGTTCTTTTGAGCCTTACAGCTTGCAGAACTGGCATTGCCTGGTCTCTGCCGCGGCGCACTCTAAGCAGCCGTCATCTCGTTTTCAAATAACGTGAGTGGACAACATTTTCTGTTTTAGATTCGACAGAAGCTGCAGGCTAAACAGGCGGCCATGGAGAAGTCAGAAAAGGCTAAGCAACTGCGAGCACTCAGGAAATACGGAAAGAAGGTGGGAAGGAAAACGGGCACGGATGGGATGGGGCCAAGGGTGTTTGTCAGCCGGATTGCCGAGCGTGTTTCTGTCACGTGTTTACTACCTCACAGTGGCGTGTGTGCCGGTGTCCATGAGCCTGGTCCCTCCTGGACACCTGCGTGTCCCCAGAGGAAGGGTGGTCACTCCGGTTGAGTCGTGcacctctctgggctgcagtttGCATAGCTGTGCAGTGAAGGGTTGCATCCAGATCAGTGGTTTTGAAACCTGACCTCACAGCACAGTCACCTGgggaaacttttctttctttcttttggttttttaaaattcttttttatgctgtttcttttttatgcggcatatggaggttcccaggctaagggtcaaatgggagctgtagctgccagcctacaccgcagccacagcaacgtgggatccaagcctcatctgcgacctacaccacagctcatggcaatgccagatccttaacccactgagtgaggtcggggatcaaacctgcgtcctcctggatgctagtcagattctttaactgctgagccatgacaggaactcctggggaaacTTTTCAAAATGGATTTCTAGGCTTCAGAATCTCTGGGAATTTGcgtattttccttcctttcccgtGAAGCTCCTCAGATGTTTCCAGTACACACCCTGGTTTGGTGACCACTGGCCTAGGTGATTGTAAAGTCCTTGGAGGAATCCGTCATGTTATTGATTGTTATCCGGTCAGAGAAAAAAGTGACACCAGTATGTTTGAACTGCGGCTGAATTTCAGTGTAAAACCGGAAGGCATACcatgaaactttttttccctcttttctttttatggctgcacctgcagcatgtggaagttccccagctcggggtgaatcggagctgcagctgccggccttcgccacagccacagccatgctggatccaagccacatctgcaacctgtgccacagctcacggccatgctgggtccttaacccgttgagtgaggccagggatcaaacccacatcctcacagacactgtgtcgggttctgaccctgctgagccacagtggcaactcctccTTGAAACTTCtcttgattttcttatttatttcgtGGTCACCTGAGAAGGACGATGCCCGGAATTAAATAGGGGGCTGTGGGAAGAAAAGTGTTTTTGGAGGATGAACCTGGGTGCTAAGACTTTGCCAACATTTTGGACATGAACACTTGTGGTCTGGGCGCTGGGCTGACGTCCGCTCGTTGAGTCATGGCACGGACGGCCCCTCAGCAGCACGGAGTGAGCCAAAGAGCGTGCTGGGCTCTGCACGAGGGCATCTGCGGATCTAGTGGATGGACGTGGTTGTGGATGGTTGAGATCAACTCGGAGACCTGGGCCATGGgtttaacataaaataattgcCAAGAGCAAAGAAGAGCTTAATCGGGCCTGCCAGCCCCAGGGTTCTAATTTGAGGAAACCGCCGGGCTCTCTCACTGGGGGAGAGTTTTGCTCACCAGGGACCACGTGgtgatgtctggagacatttttttgtTGTCACATCTTGGCGGGGAGTGTGCTGGTGGCGGTAGCGGGTGGGAGGATGTCAGGCCTTCGACAGTGCTCAGGACAGGCTTTCCCCTGACGGAGCGTGATCCTGTCCAGACTGAGCTGGAAAACCCTACCTTGGAGCTGAAGCCTCTCCTTTTGTccttaagaactttttttttctggtttgagGGGAGATTGTTTTCTCTGTTCACACTTTCATGCCTACCCGCAGGAAGTTAGATATTTAATCTGCCCCAGTATAATTAGTGGGAGAATTGGATGTTGGCATAGACATGGTTTGCGTGGTTTCGTAGGCAGGTTGTGGCAGGGGATAAGAGTGCAGATTGCCCCCGGGTGTGAATTTTATTTAGCTCCGCACGTTTCTCGCTGTGTGACTCAGCCAAGTTatgtaacctctctgtgcctctactTCACCGGATTGTTGAAGCGACATATAGAGAAGACACCCAGAGCCTTAGCGTGGTTGTGGCGCGGAGTCGATGTTCAGGAGTGGTGCCGTTGCCCCAGCCCAGTCACTGGGAGAACGGAGGCGCCTGCAGTgctgcccaggagtgggtctAACATCCCGTGTCCACGTCCAGGTGCAAACAGAGGTCCTTCAGAAGCGGCAGCGGGAGAAAGCCCACATGATGAGCGCCATCAAGAAGTACCAGAAAGGTGAGCACATGCTCTCCTAGGGATGCAGGGGAGCGGGGGTACCTGCAAGGCCTCACAGACAGGTGGGGCTCTGGAGCCTGGACGGAAGGTTTGGGAAGAGTGTGGGAGACAGGGTGTGCCTCCCAACACGGATTCCATCACATCCCTCTTTGGAAATTTAATCTTTTCTTAAAACGTGACGGTGCTGATCGGAGGTCTTCTTCACTCCCAGGCTTCTCTGACAAGCTGGACTTCCTCGAGGGAGATCAGAAGCCTGTTGCGCGGAGCACGAAGGACGGAGCCAAGGGCCAGCAGATGAAGAGGGGGTACGTGTGTTCGGTTCTGTCTTGGCGGTGGTGTGTGCGGGGCCCTGCCCAGGAGCGGCCTCGGGGTAGAGAGAGAGTGCGGCTTTGCCTGTGGACAGACTTACAGGCCCTGTGATGGGCCCGTTCAGCCACATCTGTCTTTGAAGGTTAAAGTGAGGTGCTTTCAGGATCTGGCGAATTTTAAGTGGGTGCTTGGTAGACGCTGACTCCTCGTGCCACCATGTGATGTCTGGCAGTGCAGACCTGGGGTGCCGGTCTGGACTCTGCTGCCCATTAGGAGGGTCGCTTGGAGCAAGTTCCTTCatcttttaaatgttaattacCTCGTCCATGAAAGGGAGCAAACTGTCAGTGCCGAGCAATGTCAGGGGGATTAAAAGAGATGACGTTGGCTGTTATTAGTGGTCTCGTTAGTTTATCTCTGTGTTTCTGGACACTCGTCCTGGGGAAGCGGTCATTTCAGTATAACCCAGTACCCGCGGTGATCGAGGCGCTGAGGGAGTAAAATGGAAGCGCATTTTAGAAATTCGGGCTGGGGTCAGGGTCAGGGGATGGCTCTCTTGGAGGAGGGTCCACCTGGGCTCAGCCTAAAGGATGAGTAGGAATTGACGAGGCAAACAAGAGAGATGTGTGGGTTTTAGGAAGAATGAAGACCCTGATGAGCAAAAGCATAGAGATGAGAACAGCAGGTTTGCGTGTGAGGCACGGCCAGCGTTGACtgtcacgggggtggggggtacagGGTGAGGCTAGGAGTGCTGGGTTGTAGCCGGGGGCCTGGGCTGAGTACAGGGTAGTGTTTGTTGGCCCTGTGAGGAGCTTGGGCTGTATCCAGCAGTCAGTGGGGAGATGCTGGCCTTTCTCAAAACAGTGAGCTGGTCATATTCATGCTTTAAATGTTACAGTGGTACTTGTATAAACACTGGAGGCATTTGTGTAAGTGAGGCAGGCAGGGAAATTGACCAGGCGCTGTCAGAAAAGTCCAGAGATCAAGGATAATGATCCGAAAGTGGTCgtggaggcagagaagagaagatGGATTGAAAGGAATAGCCAAGCGGTTAGATTAGCAGGACTCGGTTATTGCGTTGAGTGTGGACAGTGAAAGAAGAAGAATCAAGGCCAACCCCAGGTTCCTGACCTGGGTGGCTGAGTGGCTGGCAGGACCACCGACCTCAAGTTAGCGCATAGATCCGGGAGGTGAAACCCGTCGGAAGGGAGATGACGTGTGGCTTTGCGTACGCTGGGTGGCGACTCCGTGGGATGACCGGTTTTCAAATGGGTGACGGCTAGACGTTAGCCATGTTTATGGAGAGGGAGAGACACAACAGGGTGATTCCGAGAAATTTAAAACCTGTAAATTGAAAAGATAAGTGGGGAGCCACGTGGTGTATCTGGGTTTTTTCCTGCTTGTTGCTTTGTTTGCCTGCTCTGGTGGCTGAAACAGTAAATAGGCCAGCTGGCCGGGGAATGTGAGGAGCAGACAGAGGGCCGAGAGTGAGATTTGGGCAACACGCGTGCTGAGGGGCCTTGATTACAGACCGGGAGCGGAGGGTGTTGCAGGTGAGTCCATCAGGATTTGCAGAGCTGAGGGTAACCTGTAAGACCCCTTTGTTGCAGGCCCAATGCCAAACGACGCTATAAAAACCAGAAGTTTGGTTACGGTGGGAAGAAGAAAGGCTCCAAGTGGAATACTCGCGAGAGCTATGACGATGTGTCCAGCTTCCGGGCCAGGACTGCTCACGGCAAGGGCCTCAAGAGGCCTGGAAAGAAAGGGTCAAATGTAAGTGGGCCGGGGGATCGGCCAGGGGCCGGGGCGATCACCGAGGGGCCggggctgcctcctccccacccgccccgcaggtgctcccctccttccctctgtcccGGCCCCGGGGCGGAAGGCCAGCTGCCCTCACCTCACCgtgctgtttctttttctgcagaAGAGACCTGGAAAGCGGACACGGGAGAAAATGAAGAGCAAGAACAGAAGCCGCTGAGTAAAGAGCGCGTTTATATGGAGAGACCAGGAGAAAGGGGTGGAGACTTGGGCTTTCACTGTACAGTTGGTCTCCTTCTGTTGGTTTCTTGTTGTAAAAATTCCTTcgataaatgaaagaaaagtttttGGAAGAAATCTGTGTTCTTGGTTAAAAACTCAGGACTAAAGATGTAGACGTGACCCTTACATATTAAATAACACTGCCGGTGATCCATCGTCAACACCTGAGTAGTGTGAACGTCGAGAAGATGGACCCGGGCCGGACCGCTGGGCCTGACCCCTCGCTCTGCGGCTTCCTTGCACTGTGACGAGGGGCAAGCTGAGTTTTCCGTGCTTTGTTGCCTTTCTGTAGACATGATAAACAAACCCAGGAGGGGTCCCGTCAGCCTTGAGTTAATGTCTGTAAATGCTAGAGCGCCGCCTGCTGTGGAGTGAGAGTGTACACCTGCGTGGGATTTCTTTGCTGGGTGGGGAGGCTTTCCTTCATGTCTTTGGAACTGTGGTGGTGGTCCCTAAGCAGAGGTTCTTGTCtcagagcagaaggaattcaCCAGCGATGGAGTTCCAGGACgaggggtcgatccctggcctcgctcagtgggctaaggatccggcgttgccgtgagctgtggtgtaggtcgaagaggaggctcggatcccaagttgccgtggctgtggcgtaggcctgcggctacagctccaattggacccctagcctgggaaccaaacGAGACGGacattgagaaagaaaattgaggatTTATTTAGGGGATAAATAGACCTCTTAAGGAGAGGCGGGCAGCTGCCCTGCGTTTTTTGGCACACCGGTTATACCGGGCATCTAATTGTATGGGCGGGATGTTCGCTGGGAAGGTGGGGTTGGGGgtcatattccttaattttcatcccaGCTTCACCTTCCCGAAAGGAGaggggatttttgtctttttatcgaAAGGGTCGCGGTGTCGGTGTATGATGGCTGTTCTTACCTGCACAGCTGATTTTACTGTAACGAAGGCACAGTGAGCAGCAGGGTACATCTGAACATCGGAGATTCACACCCTTTTCCACCTTCTTTGTCTGCCCTCAGGGCCCTTATCACCCCAGAAGGTACGGTTTCCTGTCAGTGTGACGGTTCTGGCTTTTCTCTGTCCACCCGTGGACCCTGCTGTTTGCATGACATATGGTTTTCTGCCAGCTGGCCCCATG contains the following coding sequences:
- the EBNA1BP2 gene encoding probable rRNA-processing protein EBP2, which codes for MDTPPLSGSDSDSDDSLVTDRELQDAFSRGLLKPGLNVVLEGPKKAVNDVNGLKQCLGEFKRDLEWVERLDVTLGPVPEVTAPQSASQSKDPKAVDPEDDFQREMSFYRQAQAAVLAVLPRLHQLKVPTKRPTDYFAEMAKTDQQMQKIRQKLQAKQAAMEKSEKAKQLRALRKYGKKVQTEVLQKRQREKAHMMSAIKKYQKGFSDKLDFLEGDQKPVARSTKDGAKGQQMKRGPNAKRRYKNQKFGYGGKKKGSKWNTRESYDDVSSFRARTAHGKGLKRPGKKGSNKRPGKRTREKMKSKNRSR